A stretch of Malus sylvestris chromosome 11, drMalSylv7.2, whole genome shotgun sequence DNA encodes these proteins:
- the LOC126588794 gene encoding beta-glucosidase 12-like: protein MPRRAKTSLDHQKPLVMAMKLDSLLLAVLFIIGIALTNAKKSPVIPSRYSTTSLNRTSFPRGFIFGSASSAYQYEGAWNQGGRKPSIWDNYTHQYPERINGSTTGDVAADQYHRYKEDVGIMKNMGLDAYRLSISWSRVLPNGKLSGGVNQEGIKYYNNLINALLSRGLKPFVTIFHWDLPQALEEEYGGFLSPKIVNHFRDFAEICYKVFGDRVKHWMTLNEPWTYAVNGYAEGAFAPGRCSAWMERNCTGGDSGTEPYLVAHNFLLAHAAAVKLYRYKYQKIQRGVIGMALGVHWFVPVSNSTRHQNAALRSLDFMLGWFMEPLTSGSYPHTMKVLVGKRLPVFTAEQSKLIKGSYDFIGINYYTTHYSSYAPHNNSLNASYLTDARVFQSPLHNGVPIGPPGASSWLYVYPKGLQELLVYTKKNYQNPLIYITENGIDEWNDPTLSLEKSLNDTHRIDYIYQHLDYLNRAIKDGVNVKGYFSWSLLDNFEWSAGYTVRFGLIFVDFNDGQKRHSKLSARWFKNFLKE, encoded by the exons ATGCCAAGAAGAGCAAAAACCAGTCTGGATCACCAGAAACCCTTAGTTATGGCAATGAAACTTGATTCTTTGCTGTTGGCTGTGCTATTTATAATTGGCATTGCATTGACAAACGCTAAAAAATCTCCTGTTATACCTAGTCGTTATAGCACTACCAGCCTCAACAGGACCAGTTTTCCTAGAGGGTTCATATTTGGCTCAGCTTCATCAGCTTACCAA tatgaaggtgcatggaatcAAGGTGGTAGAAAACCAAGCATTTGGGATAACTACACCCACCAGTATCCAG AAAGGATCAATGGTAGCACCACTGGAGATGTAGCTGCTGATCAATATCACCGTTATAAG GAAGATGTAGGGATTATGAAGAACATGGGCTTGGATGCTTATAGGTTATCTATCTCATGGTCCAGAGTATTACCAA ATGGAAAGCTAAGTGGGGGTGTGAACCAAGAAGGAATCAAATACTACAATAATCTCATCAATGCACTCCTAAGCAGAG GTCTAAAGCCATTCGTGACAATCTTCCATTGGGATCTTCCCCAAGCGTTAGAAGAAGAATACGGGGGTTTCTTAAGCCCAAAAATTGT CAATCATTTTCGAGATTTCGCTGAAATTTGTTATAAGGTATTTGGTGACCGAGTGAAGCATTGGATGACCTTGAACGAGCCATGGACCTATGCAGTTAATGGTTATGCAGAAGGAGCTTTCGCACCAGGAAGATGTTCAGCTTGGATGGAGCGAAACTGTACTGGTGGAGATTCTGGTACTGAACCATATTTGGTGGCACACAACTTCCTCCTTGCTCATGCAGCTGCAGTAAAGCTGTACAGATACAAATATcag AAAATTCAGAGGGGCGTAATAGGGATGGCACTAGGGGTACATTGGTTTGTGCCTGTTTCTAACAGCACGCGCCATCAAAATGCTGCATTACGATCTTTGGATTTTATGCTTGGATG GTTTATGGAGCCATTGACAAGTGGTAGTTATCCACACACCATGAAAGTTCTTGTTGGAAAACGATTACCTGTATTCACGGCAGAACAATCCAAGTTAATAAAAGGGTCATATGACTTCATTGGAATAAATTACTATACTACTCATTATTCAAGCTATGCACCTCACAATAATTCTCTAAATGCAAGTTACTTGACTGATGCTCGCGTTTTTCAATCAC CATTGCATAATGGGGTCCCTATTGGTCCGCCG GGTGCTTCAAGCTGGCTATATGTTTATCCTAAAGGACTTCAAGAACTTTTAGTTTACACAaagaaaaattatcaaaatcctcTCATTTACATTACTGAGAACG GCATTGATGAGTGGAATGATCCCACATTATCACTTGAGAAATCTCTCAATGACACCCATAGAATTGATTACATCTATCAGCACCTCGATTACCTTAACAGAGCAATCAA GGATGGTGTCAATGTGAAAGGATACTTTTCATGGTCGTTACTAGACAATTTTGAATGGTCTGCTGGATACACAGTACGGTTTGGTTTGATCTTTGTGGATTTCAATGATGGGCAAAAAAGGCATTCAAAACTGTCAGCACGATGGTTCAAAAATTTCTTGAAAGAGTAG
- the LOC126588795 gene encoding beta-glucosidase 12-like gives MALQGSTILFSLLLVLGCAVTSRAINQSHFGTTCDTGVLKRSSFPAGFIFGAASAAYQYEGAANEDGRGPSIWDAFTHKYPGRIADGSNGDVATDQYHRYKEDVQIMKEMGFDAYRFSISWTRLLPNGKLSGGVNKEGIRYYNNLIKELQANGLKPFVTIFHWDAPQALQDEYGGFVSPRVVEHFRDFADLCFREFGDKVKHWITLNEPWSYTTHGYVEGKFPPSRKSGTEPYMVAHNLLLSHAAAVKSYREKYQASQKGIIGITLISHWFVPFSNSKQDKDAAQRALEFMFGWFMDPLTHGHYPHSMRSLVQNRLPKFTKEQSKMLKGSFDFLGVNYYTAYYAANAPPPNARNPNYTTDYRANLLTERNGVPIGPETPSDWLHVYPRGIRELLLYIKRTYKDPLIYITENGIDESNDPKLPLKDALVDNQRIDYYDRHFDYLHTAIFKDGVNVKGFFAWSLFDNFEWELGYTVRFGINYVDFKDGMKRYSKLSACWFKNFLKK, from the exons ATGGCACTCCAAGGCAGTACTATCCTCTTCAGCTTGCTACTAGTTCTTGGCTGTGCAGTGACAAGTAGAGCTATCAATCAAAGCCATTTTGGTACTACATGTGACACTGGTGTCCTAAAACGAAGCAGTTTTCCAGCCGGTTTCATTTTCGGGGCAGCTTCAGCGGCCTACCAG TATGAAGGTGCTGCAAATGAAGATGGTAGAGGACCAAGTATATGGGATGCATTCACTCACAAATATCCAG GTAGGATAGCAGATGGCAGCAATGGTGATGTGGCTACTGATCAATATCATCGCTACAAG GAAGATGTTCAGATTATGAAGGAAATGGGATTTGATGCTTACAGATTCTCAATCTCATGGACTAGGTTGTTACCAA ATGGAAAGTTAAGTGGCGGTGTGAACAAAGAAGGAATCAGATATTACAACAACCTAATCAAAGAGCTTCAAGCCAATG GTCTAAAGCCCTTCGTCACAATTTTTCACTGGGATGCTCCCCAAGCATTGCAGGATGAATATGGTGGTTTCGTAAGCCCTCGAGTTGT GGAACATTTTCGGGACTTTGCAGACTTATGCTTTAGGGAATTTGGTGACAAAGTTAAGCATTGGATCACGCTAAACGAGCCGTGGAGCTATACTACTCATGGTTATGTAGAAGGAAAGTTTCCACCAAGTAGAAAATCAGGGACTGAGCCATATATGGTGGCACACAACCTACTTCTATCTCATGCAGCTGCTGTAAAGTCGTATAGAGAAAAGTATCAG GCATCACAGAAGGGCATAATAGGAATAACGTTAATATCACATTGGTTTGTGCCATTTTCTAACTCAAAGCAGGACAAAGATGCCGCACAAAGAGCATTGGAGTTTATGTTTGGATG GTTTATGGATCCCTTGACGCATGGTCACTATCCGCATAGTATGCGATCTCTCGTCCAAAATCGATTACCCAAGTTCACCAAAGAACAATCCAAGATGCTAAAAGgttcatttgattttcttggaGTAAATTACTACACAGCATATTATGCAGCCAATGCACCTCCTCCTAATGCCAGAAACCCAAACTACACGACGGACTATCGTGCCAATCTCTTAA CTGAGCGTAATGGGGTTCCAATTGGTCCAGAG ACTCCTTCAGATTGGCTTCATGTTTATCCAAGAGGAATTCGAGAGCTATTGCTTTACATCAAGAGAACGTATAAGGATCCACTAATTTACATCACTGAAAATG GAATTGATGAGTCGAATGATCCCAAATTACCACTTAAGGATGCTCTAGTTGATAATCAAAGAATTGACTATTATGATCGTCATTTTGATTATCTTCATACTGCGATATTCAA GGATGGAGTTAATGTGAAGGGATTCTTTGCATGGTCATTGTTTGACAACTTTGAATGGGAGTTGGGTTATACTGTAAGGTTTGGCATCAACTATGTGGATTTCAAAGATGGGATGAAAAGATATTCCAAACTCTCAGCCTGCTGGTTCAagaattttcttaaaaaataa